In one Fusarium keratoplasticum isolate Fu6.1 chromosome 5, whole genome shotgun sequence genomic region, the following are encoded:
- a CDS encoding Protein-lysine N-methyltransferase EFM6: MSSPPSSPLMDPVAISEDLTPLPTLKAIGVAQVDFDGVLSQSLKLREDVRSGCGGQTWPAGMLLGKHMLRYHRDSLNNARIVRGERQRTGLANLVGRIRLELGAGGGLVGLAVALECDLQNPLLLTDQTEMFELMQHNIKLNGLQSKAKAMVLNWGEPLPATVLEQKPDVILAGECVYFEPAFPLLMSTLKTLLELNPSAVVYFCFKKRRRADMNFVKMAKKAFKVEEIFDEERPVFQRQGLFLFSFTRRTGQQQGQQRAASKSQGETRLAMNGDNQAKDVSS; this comes from the exons ATGAGCAGTCCACCGTCGTCTCCCTTGATGGATCCCGTCGCCATCAGTGAGGATCTCACCCCGCTGCCGACTCTCAAGGCGATCGGCGTCGCACAGGTTGACTTCGACGGCGTCCTTTCTCAATCCCTCAAGCTGCGTGAAGATGTTCGGTCAGGGTGCGGTGGGCAAACGTGGCCTGCAGGTATGCTTCTCGGCAAGCACATGTTGCGGTATCATAGAGACAGTCTCAACAACGCCCGGAT TGTGAGAGGGGAACGGCAACGGACCGGACTTGCTAACCTCGTGGGTCGCATTAGATTGGAACTCGGAGCCGGAGgtggcctcgtcggcctcgccgTCGCCCTCGAGTGCGATCTTCAAAATCCTTTGCTATTAACGGATCAGACCGAGATGTTTGAGCTCATGCAACACAACATCAAGCTGAATGGCCTGCAAAGCAAAGCGAAAGCCATGGTGCTCAACTG GGGCGAGCCTTTACCCGCAACTGTGCTGGAGCAAAAACCAGACGTGATCTTGGCAGGTGAATGTGTTTATTTTGAACCAGCATTCCCTCTCTTGATGTCAACACTCAAGACGCTCTTGGAGTTGAACCCGTCAGCTGTTGTGTACTTTTGCTTCAAGAAGCGGAGACGGGCTGATATgaactttgtcaagatggctAAGAAGGCtttcaaggttgaggagataTTCGACGAGGAGCGGCCTGTGTTCCAGCGCCAGGGTCTGTTCCTCTTCTCGTTTACTCGCCGCACAGGTCAGCAGCAAGGTCAGCAAAGGGCAGCCAGCAAGAGCCAGGGCGAAACCCGATTGGCGATGAATGGCGACAATCAAGCCAAGGACGTTTCGTCTTAA